In one window of Campylobacter hepaticus DNA:
- a CDS encoding DegQ family serine endoprotease, which yields MKKIILLLGLASALFAANIHFNESTTSVNRVNPAAGNNIVLSYHDAIKDAKKSVVNISTSKTITRINRPSPLDDFFNDPYFKQFFDFDFPQRKGKSDKEVVSSLGSGVIISKDGYIVTNNHVVDDADSISVNLLGSDTEYKAKLIGKDPKTDLAVIKIDLNNLSAITFSNSDDLMEGDVVFALGNPFGVGFSVTSGIISALNKDNIGLNQYENFIQTDASINPGNSGGALVDSRGYLVGINSAILSRGGGNNGIGFAIPSNMVKDIAKKLIEKGKIDRGFLGVTILALQGDTKKAYKNQEGALITDVQKGSSADEAGLKRGDLVIKVNDKVIKSPVDLKNYIGTLEIGQKISLSYERDGENKQVNFTLKGEKENPKEIQSGLIDGLSLKNLDSRLKERLQIPKDINGVLVDNVKEKSKGKNSGFQEGDIIIGIGQNEIKNLKDLEQALKQVNKKEFAKVWVYRNGFATLLILK from the coding sequence ATGAAAAAAATTATTTTATTATTAGGTTTAGCTAGTGCGCTATTTGCTGCAAATATTCATTTTAATGAGTCAACTACAAGTGTTAATCGCGTTAATCCAGCAGCTGGAAATAATATTGTGCTTTCTTATCATGATGCTATTAAAGATGCTAAAAAATCCGTTGTTAACATATCTACTTCTAAAACTATTACTAGGATTAATCGTCCAAGTCCATTAGACGATTTTTTTAATGATCCGTATTTTAAGCAATTTTTTGATTTTGATTTTCCTCAAAGAAAAGGTAAAAGTGATAAGGAAGTAGTGAGTTCTTTGGGTTCTGGTGTGATTATTTCAAAAGATGGTTATATTGTAACTAATAATCATGTTGTAGATGATGCAGATAGTATTAGTGTGAATTTATTAGGTAGTGATACTGAATATAAGGCTAAATTAATAGGTAAGGATCCAAAAACTGATTTAGCTGTTATTAAGATTGATCTTAATAATCTTTCAGCTATTACTTTTAGTAATTCAGATGATTTAATGGAAGGAGATGTTGTTTTTGCTTTGGGTAATCCTTTTGGAGTTGGTTTTAGTGTGACAAGTGGTATTATTTCTGCTTTAAATAAGGATAATATAGGTTTAAACCAATATGAAAACTTTATTCAAACAGATGCGTCTATTAATCCAGGCAATTCAGGGGGAGCTTTAGTTGATAGTCGTGGGTACTTAGTAGGTATTAATTCTGCAATTTTATCACGCGGTGGTGGAAATAATGGCATAGGTTTTGCTATACCTTCAAATATGGTAAAAGATATAGCAAAAAAACTTATAGAAAAAGGTAAAATTGATAGAGGATTTTTAGGTGTAACTATTTTAGCTTTACAAGGCGATACAAAAAAAGCTTATAAAAATCAAGAAGGAGCTTTAATCACTGATGTTCAAAAAGGATCAAGTGCTGATGAAGCTGGACTTAAACGTGGTGATTTGGTTATTAAAGTTAACGATAAGGTGATTAAAAGTCCTGTTGATCTTAAAAATTATATAGGAACATTAGAAATTGGACAAAAAATTTCATTAAGTTATGAAAGAGATGGGGAAAATAAACAAGTTAATTTTACGCTTAAAGGAGAAAAAGAAAATCCAAAAGAAATTCAAAGTGGTTTAATAGATGGTTTAAGTTTAAAAAATTTAGACTCTAGATTAAAAGAACGTTTACAAATTCCAAAAGATATCAATGGTGTTTTAGTTGATAATGTTAAAGAAAAAAGCAAGGGAAAAAATTCTGGTTTTCAAGAAGGTGATATTATTATAGGTATTGGACAAAATGAAATTAAAAATTTAAAAGATTTAGAACAAGCATTAAAACAAGTAAATAAAAAAGAGTTTGCTAAGGTTTGGGTGTATCGTAATGGTTTTGCAACTTTACTTATACTTAAATAA
- a CDS encoding response regulator transcription factor, protein MTNILMIEDDLELAEITAEYLEKFDMKVDIAHEPYIGLSKLALKEYQLIILDLSLPGLDGLEVCEEIRKKYDTPIIISSARHDITDKVNALELGADDYLPKPYNPKELQARIKSHLRRISNTKSAIAKSVKDLVYDQYKHIITMKGQELTLTNAEFDILSYLIKKEGGVVSREELVYNCSSISEDSSNKSIDVIISRIRQKMGDDPKTPKYIHSIRGIGYKLTQ, encoded by the coding sequence ATGACAAATATCCTTATGATAGAAGATGATTTAGAATTAGCAGAAATTACAGCTGAGTATTTGGAAAAATTCGATATGAAAGTAGATATAGCTCATGAACCTTATATAGGGCTTTCTAAACTTGCATTAAAAGAATACCAGCTCATTATTTTAGATCTTTCTTTACCAGGGCTTGATGGGCTTGAGGTGTGTGAAGAAATTCGTAAAAAATATGATACTCCTATTATTATTTCAAGTGCAAGACATGATATTACAGATAAAGTTAATGCTTTAGAATTAGGTGCTGATGATTATTTACCAAAACCTTATAATCCTAAAGAGCTTCAAGCGCGCATTAAAAGCCATTTAAGACGTATTTCAAATACTAAAAGTGCGATAGCAAAAAGTGTTAAAGATTTAGTTTATGATCAATATAAGCACATTATTACTATGAAAGGGCAAGAACTTACTTTAACTAATGCTGAATTTGATATTTTAAGTTATTTAATTAAAAAAGAAGGTGGTGTAGTAAGCCGTGAAGAACTCGTTTATAATTGTTCTTCTATTAGTGAAGATTCTAGTAATAAAAGCATAGATGTAATTATTAGCAGAATTCGTCAAAAAATGGGTGATGATCCAAAAACTCCAAAATATATCCATTCTATTCGTGGAATAGGCTATAAGCTTACTCAATGA
- a CDS encoding ArsS family sensor histidine kinase — protein MNKSSIFYTITFIFIFAGVSVILGFLWLIEYDQQNYTRELNTKYSLIANARLLNFAGVISEQEFEDQTKNYNKMDEITEAKYIRRILFKGEVLARVEVNNGLIEIISYNRQVYLNIIYDGKVHLYKDQDYQTYRYFIIKAIAVAVICILILLYIYIFKKLKPLKRLKKQIDKFAQGKLNDIEDVSTGVDEISQVSEAFYQAIVQIRKLNQSRQFFLRNIMHELKTPITKGLLTLEMIEDNKYKQRLNSVFNRLEILINEFAAIEQITSGAAFINRKKYNILDILDEAKEIAMRDDNNIRIFMDESFFVNVDFKLFTTAIKNMIDNGIKHSANGFVQIDIIDDYICFKNRGPELNNTLEYYTQAFTQGSKQKSSFGLGLYIVNTILESHGMKLDYLYENGVNLFYFRNLRNIIVKE, from the coding sequence ATGAATAAGTCTTCAATTTTTTATACTATAACTTTTATTTTTATTTTTGCTGGCGTTAGTGTTATACTAGGTTTTTTATGGTTAATAGAATACGATCAGCAAAATTATACAAGAGAATTAAATACAAAATATTCTTTAATAGCTAATGCAAGGCTTTTAAATTTTGCAGGAGTTATTAGTGAACAAGAATTTGAAGATCAAACTAAAAATTATAATAAAATGGATGAAATAACAGAAGCTAAATATATTCGAAGGATTCTTTTTAAAGGAGAAGTTTTAGCTAGAGTTGAAGTTAATAATGGTCTTATTGAAATTATTTCTTATAATAGGCAAGTTTATTTAAATATTATTTATGATGGTAAGGTGCATCTTTATAAAGATCAAGATTATCAAACTTATAGATATTTTATTATTAAGGCTATAGCTGTAGCTGTAATTTGCATTCTTATACTGCTTTATATTTATATATTTAAAAAATTAAAACCCCTTAAAAGGTTAAAAAAGCAAATTGATAAATTTGCACAAGGCAAGCTTAATGATATTGAAGATGTAAGTACTGGAGTGGATGAAATTTCGCAAGTAAGTGAAGCTTTTTATCAAGCTATTGTTCAAATTAGAAAGTTAAATCAATCGCGTCAGTTTTTTTTAAGAAATATTATGCATGAGCTTAAAACTCCTATAACTAAAGGTCTTTTAACTCTTGAAATGATAGAAGATAATAAGTATAAACAACGTTTAAATAGTGTATTTAATAGACTTGAAATTCTTATTAATGAGTTTGCAGCCATTGAGCAAATTACTTCAGGTGCAGCTTTTATCAATAGAAAAAAATATAATATTTTAGATATTTTAGATGAAGCTAAAGAAATAGCCATGCGAGATGATAATAATATACGTATTTTTATGGATGAAAGTTTTTTTGTTAATGTAGATTTTAAGCTTTTTACTACTGCTATTAAAAATATGATAGATAATGGTATTAAACACTCTGCTAATGGTTTTGTACAAATTGATATTATAGATGATTATATTTGTTTTAAAAATCGTGGACCGGAATTAAATAATACTTTAGAATATTATACTCAAGCTTTTACTCAAGGTTCAAAACAAAAATCAAGTTTTGGTCTTGGACTTTATATTGTTAATACTATTTTAGAATCCCATGGAATGAAGCT